A genomic stretch from Gopherus flavomarginatus isolate rGopFla2 chromosome 3, rGopFla2.mat.asm, whole genome shotgun sequence includes:
- the MCUB gene encoding calcium uniporter regulatory subunit MCUb, mitochondrial isoform X1, protein MLPRAGQLLRSARGTWQQPGGHGRSLPAPQMLRLKQTGNLKHHKAACYSTLVLSDEVTVSYRYGLPVVTLMLPSRKERCQFTIKPMLTRVGTFLQDIQKEDKGIERAEVFTTGGLDGGALAVDSLQGKHHNGSKIPTTALMEILLMNDFKLVINNTTYSVQVPVKEKWSREHATEAEDIKSLVHRLFIALHLEDHQLRRERELLQKLDHLREQLVPLEQMKAKIATSADAKTNRLLWTGLALLSTQGGALAWLTWWVYSWDIMEPVTYFITYGSALAFYAYFVLTKQDYVYPDVKDRQFLHYFYRKSRSQHFDVEQYNKLKEALAEVEESLRRLHQPLHLQLPIQEINDKD, encoded by the exons ATGCTGCGTCTGAAGCAAACTGGAAATCTGAAGCACCATAAAGCAGCATGCTATAGCACACTGGTGCTATCTGATG aAGTAACTGTCAGTTACAGATATGGACTTCCTGTGGTAACCCTTATGTTACCCTCAAGAAAAGAGCGCTGTCAGTTTACCATCAAGCCAATGTTAACAAGGGTGGGGACCTTCCTGCAGGATATACAGAAAGAAGATAAAGGAATTGAGAGGGCAGAAGTCTTTACAACAG GTGGACTCGACGGGGGAGCATTAGCAGTTGACTCACTACAGGGAAAACACcata ATGGTAGCAAGATCCCTACTACAGCATTGATGGAAATTTTGTTGATGAATGACTTCAAACTTGTAATCAACAACACAACTTATAGTGTACAAGTCCCTGTAAAAG AGAAGTGGAGTAGAGAGCATGCTACTGAAGCAGAGGATATCAAATCCTTGGTTCACAGACTGTTCATCGCCCTTCATTTAGAAGACCACCAgttaaggagagagagagaactgcttCAGAAACTGGATCACCTAAGGGAACAGCTCGTACCCCTTGAGCAG ATGAAAGCCAAAATTGCAACAAGTGCAGATGCAAAGACCAATAGGCTCCTATGGACTGGCTTAGCACTACTGTCCACTCAAGGTGGAGCCCTGGCCTGGCTCACGTGGTGGGTCTATTCATGGGATATAATGGAGCCAGTGACCTATTTTATCACTTATGGGAGTGCCCTGGCATTCTATGCTTACTTTGTACTCACTAAACAG GATTATGTTTACCCAGATGTTAAAGACAGGCAATTTCTCCACTACTTCTACCGAAAATCCAGAAGCCAACATTTTGATGTGGAACAGTATAACAAGCTAAAAGAGGCACTGGCTGAG GTTGAAGAGTCCCTGAGACGCCTGCATCAGCCCCTACATCTGCAACTTCCAATACAGGAAATTAATGACAAAGACtaa
- the MCUB gene encoding calcium uniporter regulatory subunit MCUb, mitochondrial isoform X3, whose protein sequence is MLPRAGQLLRSARGTWQQPGGHGRSLPAPQMLRLKQTGNLKHHKAACYSTLVLSDEVTVSYRYGLPVVTLMLPSRKERCQFTIKPMLTRVGTFLQDIQKEDKGIERAEVFTTDGSKIPTTALMEILLMNDFKLVINNTTYSVQVPVKEKWSREHATEAEDIKSLVHRLFIALHLEDHQLRRERELLQKLDHLREQLVPLEQMKAKIATSADAKTNRLLWTGLALLSTQGGALAWLTWWVYSWDIMEPVTYFITYGSALAFYAYFVLTKQDYVYPDVKDRQFLHYFYRKSRSQHFDVEQYNKLKEALAEVEESLRRLHQPLHLQLPIQEINDKD, encoded by the exons ATGCTGCGTCTGAAGCAAACTGGAAATCTGAAGCACCATAAAGCAGCATGCTATAGCACACTGGTGCTATCTGATG aAGTAACTGTCAGTTACAGATATGGACTTCCTGTGGTAACCCTTATGTTACCCTCAAGAAAAGAGCGCTGTCAGTTTACCATCAAGCCAATGTTAACAAGGGTGGGGACCTTCCTGCAGGATATACAGAAAGAAGATAAAGGAATTGAGAGGGCAGAAGTCTTTACAACAG ATGGTAGCAAGATCCCTACTACAGCATTGATGGAAATTTTGTTGATGAATGACTTCAAACTTGTAATCAACAACACAACTTATAGTGTACAAGTCCCTGTAAAAG AGAAGTGGAGTAGAGAGCATGCTACTGAAGCAGAGGATATCAAATCCTTGGTTCACAGACTGTTCATCGCCCTTCATTTAGAAGACCACCAgttaaggagagagagagaactgcttCAGAAACTGGATCACCTAAGGGAACAGCTCGTACCCCTTGAGCAG ATGAAAGCCAAAATTGCAACAAGTGCAGATGCAAAGACCAATAGGCTCCTATGGACTGGCTTAGCACTACTGTCCACTCAAGGTGGAGCCCTGGCCTGGCTCACGTGGTGGGTCTATTCATGGGATATAATGGAGCCAGTGACCTATTTTATCACTTATGGGAGTGCCCTGGCATTCTATGCTTACTTTGTACTCACTAAACAG GATTATGTTTACCCAGATGTTAAAGACAGGCAATTTCTCCACTACTTCTACCGAAAATCCAGAAGCCAACATTTTGATGTGGAACAGTATAACAAGCTAAAAGAGGCACTGGCTGAG GTTGAAGAGTCCCTGAGACGCCTGCATCAGCCCCTACATCTGCAACTTCCAATACAGGAAATTAATGACAAAGACtaa
- the MCUB gene encoding calcium uniporter regulatory subunit MCUb, mitochondrial isoform X4, whose amino-acid sequence MLRLKQTGNLKHHKAACYSTLVLSDEVTVSYRYGLPVVTLMLPSRKERCQFTIKPMLTRVGTFLQDIQKEDKGIERAEVFTTGGLDGGALAVDSLQGKHHNGSKIPTTALMEILLMNDFKLVINNTTYSVQVPVKEKWSREHATEAEDIKSLVHRLFIALHLEDHQLRRERELLQKLDHLREQLVPLEQMKAKIATSADAKTNRLLWTGLALLSTQGGALAWLTWWVYSWDIMEPVTYFITYGSALAFYAYFVLTKQDYVYPDVKDRQFLHYFYRKSRSQHFDVEQYNKLKEALAEVEESLRRLHQPLHLQLPIQEINDKD is encoded by the exons ATGCTGCGTCTGAAGCAAACTGGAAATCTGAAGCACCATAAAGCAGCATGCTATAGCACACTGGTGCTATCTGATG aAGTAACTGTCAGTTACAGATATGGACTTCCTGTGGTAACCCTTATGTTACCCTCAAGAAAAGAGCGCTGTCAGTTTACCATCAAGCCAATGTTAACAAGGGTGGGGACCTTCCTGCAGGATATACAGAAAGAAGATAAAGGAATTGAGAGGGCAGAAGTCTTTACAACAG GTGGACTCGACGGGGGAGCATTAGCAGTTGACTCACTACAGGGAAAACACcata ATGGTAGCAAGATCCCTACTACAGCATTGATGGAAATTTTGTTGATGAATGACTTCAAACTTGTAATCAACAACACAACTTATAGTGTACAAGTCCCTGTAAAAG AGAAGTGGAGTAGAGAGCATGCTACTGAAGCAGAGGATATCAAATCCTTGGTTCACAGACTGTTCATCGCCCTTCATTTAGAAGACCACCAgttaaggagagagagagaactgcttCAGAAACTGGATCACCTAAGGGAACAGCTCGTACCCCTTGAGCAG ATGAAAGCCAAAATTGCAACAAGTGCAGATGCAAAGACCAATAGGCTCCTATGGACTGGCTTAGCACTACTGTCCACTCAAGGTGGAGCCCTGGCCTGGCTCACGTGGTGGGTCTATTCATGGGATATAATGGAGCCAGTGACCTATTTTATCACTTATGGGAGTGCCCTGGCATTCTATGCTTACTTTGTACTCACTAAACAG GATTATGTTTACCCAGATGTTAAAGACAGGCAATTTCTCCACTACTTCTACCGAAAATCCAGAAGCCAACATTTTGATGTGGAACAGTATAACAAGCTAAAAGAGGCACTGGCTGAG GTTGAAGAGTCCCTGAGACGCCTGCATCAGCCCCTACATCTGCAACTTCCAATACAGGAAATTAATGACAAAGACtaa
- the MCUB gene encoding calcium uniporter regulatory subunit MCUb, mitochondrial isoform X2 — protein sequence MRHPALCLETVGAQCSRSKMLRLKQTGNLKHHKAACYSTLVLSDEVTVSYRYGLPVVTLMLPSRKERCQFTIKPMLTRVGTFLQDIQKEDKGIERAEVFTTGGLDGGALAVDSLQGKHHNGSKIPTTALMEILLMNDFKLVINNTTYSVQVPVKEKWSREHATEAEDIKSLVHRLFIALHLEDHQLRRERELLQKLDHLREQLVPLEQMKAKIATSADAKTNRLLWTGLALLSTQGGALAWLTWWVYSWDIMEPVTYFITYGSALAFYAYFVLTKQDYVYPDVKDRQFLHYFYRKSRSQHFDVEQYNKLKEALAEVEESLRRLHQPLHLQLPIQEINDKD from the exons ATGCTGCGTCTGAAGCAAACTGGAAATCTGAAGCACCATAAAGCAGCATGCTATAGCACACTGGTGCTATCTGATG aAGTAACTGTCAGTTACAGATATGGACTTCCTGTGGTAACCCTTATGTTACCCTCAAGAAAAGAGCGCTGTCAGTTTACCATCAAGCCAATGTTAACAAGGGTGGGGACCTTCCTGCAGGATATACAGAAAGAAGATAAAGGAATTGAGAGGGCAGAAGTCTTTACAACAG GTGGACTCGACGGGGGAGCATTAGCAGTTGACTCACTACAGGGAAAACACcata ATGGTAGCAAGATCCCTACTACAGCATTGATGGAAATTTTGTTGATGAATGACTTCAAACTTGTAATCAACAACACAACTTATAGTGTACAAGTCCCTGTAAAAG AGAAGTGGAGTAGAGAGCATGCTACTGAAGCAGAGGATATCAAATCCTTGGTTCACAGACTGTTCATCGCCCTTCATTTAGAAGACCACCAgttaaggagagagagagaactgcttCAGAAACTGGATCACCTAAGGGAACAGCTCGTACCCCTTGAGCAG ATGAAAGCCAAAATTGCAACAAGTGCAGATGCAAAGACCAATAGGCTCCTATGGACTGGCTTAGCACTACTGTCCACTCAAGGTGGAGCCCTGGCCTGGCTCACGTGGTGGGTCTATTCATGGGATATAATGGAGCCAGTGACCTATTTTATCACTTATGGGAGTGCCCTGGCATTCTATGCTTACTTTGTACTCACTAAACAG GATTATGTTTACCCAGATGTTAAAGACAGGCAATTTCTCCACTACTTCTACCGAAAATCCAGAAGCCAACATTTTGATGTGGAACAGTATAACAAGCTAAAAGAGGCACTGGCTGAG GTTGAAGAGTCCCTGAGACGCCTGCATCAGCCCCTACATCTGCAACTTCCAATACAGGAAATTAATGACAAAGACtaa